The following are encoded together in the Humulus lupulus chromosome 5, drHumLupu1.1, whole genome shotgun sequence genome:
- the LOC133777860 gene encoding RING-H2 finger protein ATL52-like isoform X1: protein MGSLGSPKTWVPYLNSKDCSQGFCSLYCPQWCYMNSPPPPPLDFPDDSHSSPNFSPLVVAIIGILVSAFLLVSYYTLISKYCGNMDQAGAGGRRFGEEDNADDDFEETHNPSDHEPWHVVTNGLDEALIKSITVCKFKKGDGLIEGTDCSVCLSEFQEDESIRLLPKCSHAFHIHCIDTWLRSHSNCPLCRAQVVCVNASTTTAQLPPTTETSSSSETMEENPHRENENGVLGHGQNSERSSGNEEVERGNGVYVRKTSSLRAFSDLGNNLEERHTIIEIGDEIRRSLSMDHPGHNRVSIADVLNHGNEEEEEYSIGKNDRRKGILNSVRSPVAMKRSVSSGRFFQARSVMAGRGRNSVIPL, encoded by the coding sequence ATGGGGTCTCTAGGAAGCCCAAAAACCTGGGTACCATACCTGAACAGCAAAGACTGTTCTCAAGGCTTCTGTAGTTTGTACTGCCCACAATGGTGTTACATGAACAGCCCTCCTCCGCCCCCTTTGGATTTCCCAGACGACAGCCATTCATCTCCAAATTTCTCCCCTCTTGTCGTAGCCATCATTGGAATTTTGGTCAGTGCTTTCCTACTGGTGAGCTATTACACCTTAATCTCCAAGTACTGTGGTAACATGGATCAAGCTGGTGCAGGAGGAAGAAGATTCGGAGAAGAAGATAACGCAGATGATGATTTTGAAGAAACTCACAACCCTTCAGACCACGAGCCGTGGCATGTGGTGACCAATGGCTTAGACGAAGCTCTGATCAAATCCATCACTGTTTGCAAGTTCAAGAAAGGAGATGGCTTAATCGAAGGAACCGATTGCTCTGTTTGTCTAAGCGAGTTTCAAGAAGACGAGAGCATTAGATTATTGCCCAAATGCAGTCACGCGTTTCATATTCACTGTATTGACACTTGGCTCAGATCACACTCGAACTGTCCTTTATGTCGCGCGCAAGTTGTTTGCGTAAATGCCTCAACGACTACGGCGCAGCTCCCTCCAACGACAGAAACCTCCTCCAGCAGTGAAACAATGGAAGAGAACCCTCATCGTGAAAACGAAAATGGAGTTCTGGGTCATGGTCAGAACTCGGAAAGATCATCTGGGAATGAAGAAGTCGAGCGCGGTAATGGCGTTTACGTGCGAAAGACAAGCTCCCTGCGTGCCTTCAGTGACTTGGGAAATAATTTAGAGGAGAGACATACAATTATCGAAATCGGAGATGAGATCAGACGGTCGCTATCGATGGATCATCCTGGTCACAACCGGGTTTCGATAGCTGATGTTCTCAACCATGGCAACGAAGAGGAAGAAGAATACTCAATTGGAAAAAATGACAGGAGAAAGGGGATTTTGAATAGTGTAAGGAGTCCTGTTGCAATGAAGAGATCGGTTTCGAGTGGTAGATTTTTCCAAGCAAGGTCTGTTATGGCCGGAAGAGGACGAAACTCTGTTATTCCCCTCTGa
- the LOC133777860 gene encoding RING-H2 finger protein ATL52-like isoform X2, whose product MVLHEQPSSAPFGFPRRQPFISKFLPSCRSHHWNFGGRRFGEEDNADDDFEETHNPSDHEPWHVVTNGLDEALIKSITVCKFKKGDGLIEGTDCSVCLSEFQEDESIRLLPKCSHAFHIHCIDTWLRSHSNCPLCRAQVVCVNASTTTAQLPPTTETSSSSETMEENPHRENENGVLGHGQNSERSSGNEEVERGNGVYVRKTSSLRAFSDLGNNLEERHTIIEIGDEIRRSLSMDHPGHNRVSIADVLNHGNEEEEEYSIGKNDRRKGILNSVRSPVAMKRSVSSGRFFQARSVMAGRGRNSVIPL is encoded by the exons ATGGTGTTACATGAACAGCCCTCCTCCGCCCCCTTTGGATTTCCCAGACGACAGCCATTCATCTCCAAATTTCTCCCCTCTTGTCGTAGCCATCATTGGAATTTTG GAGGAAGAAGATTCGGAGAAGAAGATAACGCAGATGATGATTTTGAAGAAACTCACAACCCTTCAGACCACGAGCCGTGGCATGTGGTGACCAATGGCTTAGACGAAGCTCTGATCAAATCCATCACTGTTTGCAAGTTCAAGAAAGGAGATGGCTTAATCGAAGGAACCGATTGCTCTGTTTGTCTAAGCGAGTTTCAAGAAGACGAGAGCATTAGATTATTGCCCAAATGCAGTCACGCGTTTCATATTCACTGTATTGACACTTGGCTCAGATCACACTCGAACTGTCCTTTATGTCGCGCGCAAGTTGTTTGCGTAAATGCCTCAACGACTACGGCGCAGCTCCCTCCAACGACAGAAACCTCCTCCAGCAGTGAAACAATGGAAGAGAACCCTCATCGTGAAAACGAAAATGGAGTTCTGGGTCATGGTCAGAACTCGGAAAGATCATCTGGGAATGAAGAAGTCGAGCGCGGTAATGGCGTTTACGTGCGAAAGACAAGCTCCCTGCGTGCCTTCAGTGACTTGGGAAATAATTTAGAGGAGAGACATACAATTATCGAAATCGGAGATGAGATCAGACGGTCGCTATCGATGGATCATCCTGGTCACAACCGGGTTTCGATAGCTGATGTTCTCAACCATGGCAACGAAGAGGAAGAAGAATACTCAATTGGAAAAAATGACAGGAGAAAGGGGATTTTGAATAGTGTAAGGAGTCCTGTTGCAATGAAGAGATCGGTTTCGAGTGGTAGATTTTTCCAAGCAAGGTCTGTTATGGCCGGAAGAGGACGAAACTCTGTTATTCCCCTCTGa